A window from Sphingopyxis alaskensis RB2256 encodes these proteins:
- a CDS encoding DUF2274 domain-containing protein, translated as MTRLRLGPIAEDKPVKLTLELPGLLARDVADYAAVHAAQTGLATPLPPERLIPAMVERFIAADRGFARLRSRR; from the coding sequence GTGACCCGGCTCAGGCTCGGTCCGATCGCCGAAGACAAGCCGGTCAAACTGACTCTCGAATTGCCCGGGCTGCTGGCGCGCGATGTGGCGGACTATGCCGCCGTCCATGCGGCGCAGACCGGCCTCGCGACCCCCTTGCCACCTGAACGGCTCATCCCTGCCATGGTCGAGCGCTTCATCGCAGCCGATCGGGGTTTTGCGCGCCTGCGTTCGAGGCGCTGA
- the trbG gene encoding P-type conjugative transfer protein TrbG yields the protein MKAFSRISLLAGVAALGVASPSLGAEGRDPKQNVGRANDAARVQPDRATFLNAIQKYAWAEGALYQVYASPGQVTDIVLQEGEELVGPGPVAAGDTVRWIIGDTVSGSGASRRVHILVKPTRADIMTNIVINTSRRTYHIELRATPATYMASVSWSYPEAELIALRAAEVERERAAPVAAGLDLGALNFRYRLSGDKPDWRPVRVFDDGRQLFIEFGEGVATGDMPPLFAVGEKGEAELVNYRVHGRFMIADRLFERGQLRMGAGRAAREVVIERVGRVRGRS from the coding sequence ATGAAGGCCTTTTCCCGTATCTCGCTGCTCGCGGGTGTCGCTGCGCTCGGCGTGGCGTCGCCATCCCTCGGGGCTGAAGGTCGCGATCCGAAACAGAATGTCGGGCGCGCCAACGACGCGGCGCGCGTGCAGCCCGATCGCGCGACCTTCCTCAACGCGATCCAGAAATATGCCTGGGCCGAGGGCGCGCTGTATCAGGTCTATGCGTCGCCGGGGCAGGTCACTGACATCGTGCTGCAGGAGGGCGAGGAGCTTGTCGGCCCGGGGCCGGTGGCTGCCGGCGACACGGTCCGCTGGATCATCGGCGACACGGTGAGCGGCAGCGGAGCGAGTCGCCGCGTGCACATCCTCGTGAAGCCAACGCGGGCCGACATCATGACGAATATCGTCATCAACACGAGCCGCCGGACCTATCACATCGAGCTGCGCGCGACGCCCGCGACCTATATGGCGTCGGTGTCCTGGTCCTATCCGGAAGCCGAGCTGATCGCGCTGCGTGCTGCGGAGGTGGAGCGTGAGCGGGCGGCGCCGGTCGCGGCAGGGCTCGACCTTGGCGCCCTCAACTTTCGTTACCGGCTGTCGGGCGACAAGCCGGATTGGCGACCGGTGCGCGTTTTCGATGACGGGCGCCAGCTCTTCATCGAGTTCGGCGAAGGCGTCGCAACGGGCGATATGCCCCCGCTGTTCGCGGTCGGTGAAAAGGGCGAGGCCGAGCTCGTCAACTACCGCGTCCATGGCCGCTTCATGATCGCCGATCGCCTGTTCGAACGCGGACAGCTTCGGATGGGTGCCGGACGCGCGGCGCGCGAGGTGGTTATCGAGCGCGTCGGCCGCGTGCGGGGGCGCTCGTGA
- a CDS encoding TrbI/VirB10 family protein — translation MELVAVPPASGEPFRLGAEPPSVMRLSRKALAILGAALGTAIGGALLYALQPAKLKVAENLYDSDRANKSELVTGAPGDYGKIPKLGEPLPGDLGRPILAARENGETVPVPPIGAPPPPDPRAAAAEQARARAAQERESARASQLFLGGGASVTSQLPVLGEGVLRPAPDNLQANPTAADKRKGFLSGDGAGPAESMARLVQPSSPHLVQAGSVIPAALITGIRSDLPGQITAQVTQNVYDSPTGRILLIPQGARLIGEYGSEIADGQSRVLLAWDRLILPGGRSIALDRLPGADAAGMAGLADRTDYHWGHMLKATLVSTLLGVGAELGADDEDRLVRAVRRGAQDSINETGRQLVERQLGVKPTITVRSGAILRVIVTRDIILEPLDRGGR, via the coding sequence GTGGAACTCGTCGCTGTCCCTCCCGCAAGCGGCGAGCCCTTTCGGCTTGGTGCCGAGCCGCCGAGCGTCATGCGCCTGTCGCGCAAGGCGCTGGCCATTCTAGGCGCCGCATTGGGGACCGCTATCGGCGGCGCGCTTCTCTATGCGCTGCAGCCCGCCAAGCTCAAGGTGGCCGAGAATCTCTACGATAGCGACCGTGCGAACAAGTCCGAGCTCGTGACCGGAGCGCCGGGCGATTATGGCAAGATCCCGAAGCTCGGCGAGCCGCTCCCTGGCGATCTCGGGCGGCCGATCCTTGCCGCGCGCGAGAATGGCGAGACCGTCCCGGTGCCTCCGATCGGCGCGCCTCCGCCGCCAGACCCGCGAGCCGCTGCGGCGGAGCAAGCCCGCGCGCGTGCGGCCCAGGAACGCGAAAGCGCGCGCGCCAGCCAGCTCTTCCTCGGCGGTGGGGCGTCGGTCACCTCGCAGCTGCCGGTGCTTGGCGAAGGCGTGTTGCGACCGGCGCCCGACAATCTGCAAGCCAACCCGACCGCGGCCGACAAGCGCAAGGGCTTCCTCAGTGGTGATGGCGCCGGTCCGGCAGAGAGCATGGCGCGGCTCGTCCAGCCCTCATCGCCGCATCTGGTCCAGGCGGGCAGCGTGATTCCGGCGGCACTCATCACCGGCATCCGGTCCGACTTGCCGGGCCAGATCACCGCGCAGGTGACCCAGAATGTTTACGACAGCCCCACCGGGCGCATCCTGCTCATTCCGCAGGGTGCTCGGCTGATCGGCGAATATGGCAGCGAGATCGCCGACGGGCAGAGCCGGGTCCTTCTCGCATGGGACCGGCTGATCCTGCCGGGCGGGCGCTCGATTGCTCTCGATCGCCTGCCGGGCGCCGATGCGGCCGGCATGGCCGGGCTTGCCGACCGGACCGATTATCATTGGGGCCATATGCTGAAGGCCACGCTGGTTTCGACGCTGCTGGGCGTCGGCGCCGAACTCGGCGCCGACGACGAGGATCGCCTCGTTCGGGCGGTGCGGCGTGGCGCGCAGGACAGCATCAACGAGACGGGACGGCAACTCGTCGAACGCCAGCTTGGAGTGAAGCCGACCATCACGGTTCGGTCAGGCGCGATCCTCCGCGTCATTGTGACGCGGGACATCATCCTCGAGCCTCTGGATCGAGGCGGACGGTGA